A single window of Rana temporaria chromosome 1, aRanTem1.1, whole genome shotgun sequence DNA harbors:
- the LOC120946105 gene encoding uncharacterized protein LOC120946105, translating into MAAIEDLFGRLRAEAAIRGEDWLQRQVGALLSQDGGDMGRMASGPSRVQTGQAASGPEHTGTVSEGPAGGTRSSVGARGGRPGGSDAAALPARRVDQAVTGPVVGSRRVGSQATVASPPASSASHLQEVERVGSNRVTPSRKASAKSPHGSRARRGSESGPGPSASGTEPPGGSSSEEEDRSEGERSGSEDEVLPRTVPATRDSRRSADGIASTQPVGQVPGAGAGGRGTGGPLSGVAVADSIGTISTWIRKSLSEGTWAAYEKVWSEWSDLVRESEVHLSGPEVRTPVLYFLSRNMEAGVSSSALDKKLAGLAFLFKWQGWPDLTKDFWVRQALKGYRKQGRRPDARRPVSFEVLRGILAKVGAICSSRFEVTLFRAAFALAFFGAFRVGELVSPSKLVQGGMGVSDVGWTPEGVTLWLRRSKTDQSGKGRAVHVFPIEGSELCPVGLVRDYLDIRPGVGGAFLVHENGSPMSRYQFVAVFRKCLGALGLVAKEFSAHSFRIGAATEAARNGLELTERIRRLEGAHKHTLALKTLQDLIQARAELVEVIGKQIRRKFILAKKTFYKYENKASKLLARSLQSKKATTTVHYLTDEQGHKLLSSPDIAKHFVDYYTKRYNLLSPDSPTAQVARRGMMEEFLKEFGPTHLSEAAKTELDRPLNNQEVEVALKQMKSGKSPAPDGLMAGYYKTFAKTLTPLFLSAFNSFANRSVPP; encoded by the exons ATGGCGGCGATCGAGGATTTATTCGGGAGATTGAGGGCGGAGGCGGCTATCCGGGGTGAGGACTGGCTGCAGAGGCAGGTGGGGGCACTTTTATCGCAGGATGGAGGGGACATGGGGCGCATGGCGTCGGGGCCTAGCCGAGTCCAGACCGGACAAGCAGCATCGGGGCCGGAGCACACAG GTACTGTGTCGGAAGGCCCAGCCGGGGGCACCAGGAGTAGCGTGGGTGCAAGGGGGGGACGGCCAGGGGGCTCAGATGCGGCGGCCTTGCCCGCCCGGCGTGTGGATCAGGCAGTGACGGGCCCGGTGGTGGGGTCTCGGCGAGTGGGATCGCAGGCCACGGTGGCTAGCCCCCCAGCTTCCTCGGCTAGCCACTTGCAGGAGGTGGAGCGCGTCGGCAGCAACAGGGTTACGCCAAGCAGGAAAGCTTCGGCAAAATCGCCGCACGGGTCCAGGGCCCGCAGGGGGagtgaatccggccctgggccttCGGCCTCCGGGACCGAGCCGCCCGGTGGGTCATCATCGGAGGAGGAGGATCGGTCGGAGGGAGAGCGGTCGGGATCTGAGGACGAGGTCTTGCCCAGGACGGTACCAGCAACGAGGGATTCGAGACGGtcggctgatgggattgcttccacgcagcccg tgggacaggttccgggagctggtgccggaggcagaggaACGGGGGGTCCCTTGTCCGGAGTGGCTGTGGCAGATTCCATTGGAACAATCTCCACCTGGATTAGGAAATCGTTGAGTGAGGGTACTTGGGCAGCCTATGAGAAGGTATGGTCGGAGTGGAGCGATTTGGTGAGGGAATCGGAGGTGCACCTTTCGGGACCGGAGGTGAGGACACCGGTTCTGTATTTTTTGTCTAGAAACATGGAAGCGGGAGTGTCGTCGTCGGCGTTGGATAAGAAATTGGCCGGGTTGGCATTTCTGTTCAAATGGCAAGGGTGGCCGGATCTTACAAAGGACTTCTGGGTGCGACAAGCTCTGAAAGGGTACAGGAAACAGGGGCGGCGACCTGACGCTCGCCGCCCGGTGTCTTTTGAAGTTTTGAGAGGAATCCTGGCTAAAGTGGGGGCAATATGTTCATCCAGGTTTGAAGTTACATTGTTCCGCGCGGCATTCGCGctggcattttttggggccttTAGGGTGGGCGAGCTGGTGAGCCCGTCGAAATTGGTCCAGGGGGGCATGGGAGTCTCGGATGTCGGTTGGACCCCGGAGGGGGTCACGTTGTGGCTCAGAAGGTCCAAAACGGATCAGAGTGGCAAGGGAAGGGCGGTTCACGTGTTCCCAATTGAAGGGTCGGAGTTGTGCCCGGTCGGGCTGGTAAGGGACTACCTGGACATCCGTCCGGGGGTGGGGGGCGCCTTTTTGGTACACGAAAATGGGTCCCCGATGTCACGATATCAGTTTGTGGCAGTGTTTAGGAAGTGCCTGGGGGCATTGGGCCTGGTGGCAAAGGAGTTCTCGGCTCATTCCTTTAGGATCGGGGCAGCTACGGAGGCGGCAAGGAATGGACTGG AACTCACAGAGAGGATTCGACGGCTGGAAGGTGCCCATAAACACACACTTGCTCTTAAGACGCTGCAGGACTTAATCCAGGCACGAGCTGAACTTGTGGAGGTTATTGGTAAACAGATCAGGCGAAAATTCATTCTGGCCAAAAAAACGTTTTACAAATATGAAAACAAGGCTAGCAAACTGCTTGCGAGGTCCTTACAATCTAAAAAAGCCACGACAACCGTCCACTACCTTACTGACGAACAAGGTCATAAACTTCTCTCTTCCCCCGACATTGCTAAACATTTTGTTGATTACTATACGAAACGTTATAATTTACTCTCACCTGACTCTCCTACTGCGCAAGTCGCGAGACGGGGAATGATGGAGGAGTTTTTGAAGGAATTTGGCCCCACCCACTTGTCGGAAGCTGCTAAAACTGAGCTTGACAGACCCCTTAACAACCAAGAGGTGGAAGTGGCTCTGAAACAAATGAAATCAGGCAAAAGCCCAGCCCCAGACGGCCTGATGGCGGGCTATTACAAAACGTTTGCGAAAACTCTCACACCATTATTTCTCTCTGCCTTCAACTCCTTTGCTAACCGCTCTGTACCTCCCTGA